Proteins from one Candidatus Manganitrophaceae bacterium genomic window:
- a CDS encoding DUF1284 domain-containing protein: MPVGNVAVPIIIRGHTLLCLQGFRGEGYNAAFIEVMAGAHRELAAFPETPVQVVARADLFCRACPNLASDGCRLKGEGFEGAMQRQDRAVMARLRIAEGEVLPWREILLRISRQVSGEDLDAICGACPWLPLGYCREGINALNVVPHN, encoded by the coding sequence ATGCCTGTGGGAAATGTTGCTGTTCCAATCATCATTCGGGGTCACACGCTGCTCTGTCTCCAAGGTTTCCGCGGGGAGGGATACAACGCCGCCTTTATTGAGGTGATGGCGGGTGCACACCGGGAGCTCGCCGCCTTTCCCGAAACGCCGGTGCAGGTGGTCGCAAGAGCCGATCTCTTCTGCCGTGCCTGTCCGAATCTCGCCTCCGACGGCTGCCGTCTGAAAGGGGAGGGGTTTGAGGGGGCGATGCAGCGCCAAGATCGGGCGGTGATGGCGCGATTGCGGATCGCGGAAGGGGAGGTTCTCCCTTGGCGCGAGATTCTCCTTCGGATCTCCCGGCAGGTGAGCGGGGAAGATCTCGACGCGATCTGCGGCGCCTGTCCCTGGCTGCCGCTCGGCTATTGCCGCGAGGGGATCAACGCTTTAAACGTCGTTCCGCACAACTGA